From a region of the Rhodococcus sp. 4CII genome:
- a CDS encoding ABC transporter ATP-binding protein, whose translation MSGSPAIDIRDLHVQRGKNEVLHGIDVEVPSGSITGLLGPSGCGKTTLMRCVVGTQIVESGTVTVLGSPAGSVSLRSRVGYVTQSPSVYADLTVKRNVAYFAALYGQPSSAVTEAVDAVGLTRFATQKAADLSGGQLGRVSLACALVARPELLVLDEPTVGLDPLLRVELWERFEALADAGTTLLVSSHVMDEAEHCASLLLMRDGYVLAQVSPGELREQTGETSLEDAFLNLIRASHVGSEN comes from the coding sequence ATGAGCGGCAGCCCTGCGATCGACATTCGAGACCTGCATGTGCAGCGAGGGAAGAACGAAGTACTTCATGGCATCGACGTCGAGGTGCCGAGCGGATCCATCACCGGCCTCCTCGGACCGTCGGGTTGCGGGAAGACCACTCTGATGCGCTGCGTCGTGGGTACCCAGATCGTGGAATCCGGGACGGTCACCGTGCTGGGCTCCCCCGCCGGTTCGGTGTCGTTACGGAGCCGCGTCGGTTACGTCACCCAGTCGCCCAGCGTGTACGCCGACCTCACGGTGAAGAGGAACGTGGCCTACTTCGCGGCGCTCTACGGTCAGCCGTCGAGTGCCGTCACCGAGGCCGTCGACGCGGTAGGCCTGACCCGCTTCGCGACACAGAAAGCCGCGGATCTGTCGGGAGGTCAACTCGGGCGGGTCTCCCTCGCCTGCGCCCTCGTGGCCCGCCCCGAACTCCTCGTCCTCGACGAACCGACGGTCGGACTCGATCCACTCCTGCGCGTCGAACTCTGGGAGCGGTTCGAAGCTCTCGCCGACGCAGGGACCACCCTGCTCGTGTCGAGCCATGTCATGGACGAGGCCGAACATTGCGCGTCACTGCTCCTCATGCGCGACGGCTACGTTCTCGCGCAGGTCTCCCCCGGCGAACTCCGGGAGCAGACCGGTGAGACGAGCCTCGAAGACGCCTTCCTGAACCTCATTCGCGCATCACACGTCGGGAGCGAGAACTGA
- a CDS encoding DNA-3-methyladenine glycosylase produces MTIDRLARAEPVDAAKIVLGSTLIVGDVRIRIVEVEAYGGQKDGPWPDPASHSYRGRTPRNEVMFGPAGHLYVYRSYGMHFCMNVSYGPVGSAGGVLLRAGEVLGGSAAVRARRPRVTRPADWARGPGNLGSATGVTLAENGAALFEADSPVRLEVAESDGWVSGPRVGVSAAADRPWRFWIPESSAVSAYRRSPRAKPADEQMG; encoded by the coding sequence GTGACCATCGATCGACTTGCCCGGGCGGAACCCGTCGACGCCGCGAAGATCGTGCTCGGTTCGACGCTGATCGTCGGCGACGTGCGCATCCGCATCGTCGAGGTGGAGGCGTACGGCGGGCAAAAGGACGGCCCGTGGCCGGATCCGGCATCCCACTCCTACCGCGGGCGGACACCGCGGAACGAGGTGATGTTCGGACCCGCGGGCCACCTGTACGTCTACCGCAGTTACGGCATGCATTTCTGCATGAACGTGTCGTACGGTCCTGTCGGGAGTGCGGGTGGTGTGCTCCTTCGTGCGGGGGAGGTGCTGGGTGGGAGCGCGGCCGTCCGGGCCCGCCGGCCCCGGGTCACCCGACCAGCGGATTGGGCGCGCGGTCCCGGCAATCTGGGGTCGGCGACCGGCGTGACCCTCGCGGAGAACGGTGCGGCGTTGTTCGAGGCCGATTCGCCGGTTCGGCTGGAGGTCGCCGAATCGGACGGCTGGGTCAGTGGTCCGCGGGTCGGGGTCAGCGCAGCCGCCGACCGTCCGTGGCGCTTCTGGATTCCGGAGTCCTCGGCCGTGTCCGCATACCGGAGAAGCCCGCGTGCGAAGCCCGCCGATGAACAGATGGGATGA